In one Neobacillus sp. WH10 genomic region, the following are encoded:
- a CDS encoding PTS fructose transporter subunit IIABC, protein MGKILAVTACPVGIAHTYMAAENLQKAGEALGVDIKVETQGSIGVENALTEEEIAAADGIIIAADKEVSKDRFVGKKLIVTGVQDGIRKPEELIKQVQSGNVPVYKSELASANGPKKTKSKENPIYKHLMNGVSYMIPFIVVGGLLIALALALGGHQTPGGIVIPDDSIWKQVEKLGGTSFMFMVPILAGFIAVSIADRPGLVPGMIGGYIAANGSFYGSEAGAGFIGGIIAGFLAGYVALAIKKIKVPKAILPVMPIIFIPILSSVIVGLLFIYVIGSPVSHVFEALTDWLASMQGGSSIVLAMILGAMIAVDMGGPFNKVAFLFGSAMIAEGNYEIMGPIAVAICIPPIGLGLATFINKRKFSQTERDAGKASFTMGLFGITEGAIPFAAQDPLRVIPSIVVGSMVGSVIAMLSSVGDRVAHGGPIVAVLGAVDHVLMFFVAIIIGVVVTAFMVIALKKNVEDAPVAAGVGPVSGAAVSEHKEAVNAKVEATNNTEIHKLTEITSLELIETDLTGSTRDEVIDELIARFDAKGILSSKQAFKQAILNREGESSTGLGMNIAIPHGKSSAVTRPAVAFGIKRDGVDWKSLDGNDAKLIFMIAVPEKASGDAHLKILQMLSRKLMDDNFREQLLRVTSKEEAFKLLETIN, encoded by the coding sequence ATGGGAAAAATATTAGCTGTTACAGCTTGTCCAGTTGGTATTGCTCATACGTATATGGCTGCTGAAAATTTACAAAAAGCAGGCGAAGCGTTAGGCGTTGATATTAAAGTAGAAACACAAGGTTCGATTGGCGTAGAAAATGCGTTAACAGAAGAAGAGATCGCGGCAGCAGATGGGATTATTATTGCTGCAGACAAAGAGGTTTCGAAAGACCGTTTCGTTGGTAAAAAGTTAATTGTAACCGGTGTCCAAGACGGAATTCGGAAACCTGAAGAACTCATTAAACAGGTTCAAAGCGGAAACGTTCCTGTTTACAAATCAGAATTAGCATCTGCTAATGGACCTAAGAAGACTAAATCAAAAGAAAATCCAATTTATAAACATTTAATGAATGGTGTATCCTATATGATTCCATTCATCGTTGTAGGGGGATTATTGATTGCCCTGGCGTTAGCGCTTGGAGGTCATCAGACCCCTGGTGGAATCGTGATACCGGACGATTCAATTTGGAAGCAAGTAGAAAAGCTTGGCGGTACGTCTTTCATGTTCATGGTGCCAATCTTGGCTGGTTTCATTGCGGTAAGTATTGCTGACCGACCTGGACTTGTACCAGGTATGATCGGCGGTTATATCGCAGCAAACGGTAGTTTTTATGGAAGTGAAGCTGGTGCTGGATTTATCGGTGGGATTATTGCCGGTTTCTTAGCAGGTTATGTGGCCCTTGCCATTAAGAAAATTAAAGTGCCAAAAGCGATTCTGCCCGTTATGCCAATTATCTTTATCCCAATCCTTTCTTCTGTAATTGTTGGGTTATTATTCATTTATGTCATTGGCTCTCCGGTTTCACATGTGTTTGAAGCATTAACTGATTGGCTTGCTAGCATGCAAGGCGGAAGCTCGATTGTATTAGCGATGATTCTTGGTGCGATGATTGCAGTTGATATGGGTGGCCCATTCAACAAAGTTGCCTTTTTATTCGGTTCCGCAATGATTGCCGAAGGAAACTATGAAATTATGGGACCGATTGCGGTTGCCATTTGTATTCCGCCAATTGGGCTTGGACTTGCAACATTTATTAACAAACGAAAATTCAGTCAAACTGAAAGAGATGCAGGAAAAGCATCATTCACAATGGGATTATTCGGTATTACAGAAGGGGCAATTCCATTCGCAGCGCAAGATCCGTTACGAGTAATTCCTAGTATCGTTGTCGGTTCAATGGTTGGTTCTGTTATTGCTATGCTTTCAAGTGTTGGGGACCGAGTGGCCCATGGTGGTCCGATTGTTGCCGTATTAGGTGCTGTCGATCATGTCCTTATGTTCTTTGTTGCCATCATTATTGGGGTGGTTGTTACGGCCTTTATGGTTATTGCCTTGAAGAAAAATGTGGAAGATGCTCCAGTTGCAGCGGGTGTTGGCCCTGTATCTGGTGCTGCTGTCTCTGAACACAAAGAGGCTGTTAATGCGAAGGTGGAAGCCACTAACAACACTGAAATTCATAAATTGACGGAAATTACAAGTTTAGAGTTAATAGAAACAGATTTAACTGGATCTACTCGTGATGAGGTCATTGATGAATTAATTGCGAGATTTGATGCAAAGGGAATTTTAAGCTCGAAACAAGCATTTAAACAAGCTATTTTGAATCGTGAAGGTGAAAGTTCAACAGGACTTGGTATGAATATTGCGATTCCACATGGAAAATCAAGTGCGGTTACACGGCCAGCTGTTGCCTTTGGTATTAAACGTGATGGTGTAGATTGGAAAAGTTTAGACGGTAATGATGCAAAATTGATCTTTATGATTGCTGTACCGGAAAAAGCTTCTGGAGATGCCCATCTGAAGATTTTACAAATGCTATCACGAAAATTAATGGATGACAATTTTAGAGAGCAATTGCTGCGTGTTACTTCGAAAGAAGAAGCTTTCAAGTTGCTTGAAACCATTAACTAA
- a CDS encoding BglG family transcription antiterminator, with the protein MNNRQKELLRILLVNEDGTLHIKDLSERLDCAEKTVRNDLDRLQEYLLDFSSASLTRKPGFGISLEIDEEDRSMILRSLLTNEPKTNEERLIEIAYRFLTSNKPITFQYLADQYFVPKTTIKKDMETFTNWLQRYELELVCKQRIGNVIQGLELKKRNALAHLPELTSSIPHVKNYVLDLFLPYEITTVRKVLGEMQDKFSIALTDGAIESLLVHALIMVKRTRQRSPVFVQESEKESALKRIEYQYASWFFEQLESAFRLTFPVEERVYFTWHLISSKRTKEGSEQVLKYDKDAAEIVSAFISKMGKLALFHFEADQILTNGLTVHLHSVINRIKYGFPITNPLLSTIKKMYPYMFNMVMLTLEEIKHTYHLEIPEDEAAYIVLHFQASIERMENTRGSKKKALIVCHMGIGMSHLLEAKIEQQYQEIDILACIGKAEVGEYVRLHQPDFIISTIPLEKINIEHIVISPLFGQEDKKKLSQFVEELKQKHTGLHNQNVLSQFLTEDLLFFHVDQEHRYEVVEMLATALFKKGCVSKEFIHSAVNRERKSATAIGGGIAIPHGNPSMVQRSAIATAIMKEPLEWGNEKVSLVFMLSLAEENHGDIRGVIGEIASLSESPLIVHELTAAENTKMFLRILEENQ; encoded by the coding sequence ATGAATAATAGACAAAAGGAATTATTAAGAATATTGCTCGTTAATGAAGACGGGACATTACACATTAAAGATTTGTCGGAGCGGCTTGATTGTGCGGAGAAAACAGTTCGGAATGATTTAGACCGGCTGCAGGAGTATCTTCTTGATTTCTCTAGTGCTAGCCTGACCCGTAAGCCTGGTTTTGGCATATCGCTTGAAATTGATGAAGAAGATCGGTCAATGATTTTGCGCAGTCTCCTTACTAACGAGCCAAAAACAAATGAAGAGCGGCTGATTGAAATAGCCTATCGGTTTTTAACTAGTAATAAACCTATTACATTTCAGTATTTGGCTGATCAATACTTTGTGCCTAAAACGACGATTAAAAAAGACATGGAGACCTTTACGAACTGGCTTCAGCGTTATGAGCTTGAACTCGTATGCAAGCAACGAATTGGAAATGTGATTCAAGGATTAGAGTTGAAAAAACGAAATGCATTGGCACACTTGCCCGAACTCACTTCATCTATTCCCCATGTCAAAAATTATGTTTTGGATTTATTTTTGCCTTATGAAATTACGACAGTCCGAAAAGTGTTGGGGGAAATGCAGGATAAGTTTTCGATTGCATTAACGGATGGGGCGATCGAGAGTTTACTCGTTCACGCTCTGATTATGGTCAAACGAACACGGCAAAGGTCGCCTGTATTTGTACAGGAGTCCGAAAAGGAATCGGCATTGAAACGGATAGAATATCAATATGCTAGTTGGTTTTTCGAACAGCTCGAATCAGCATTTCGGCTAACCTTTCCTGTAGAGGAGCGGGTGTATTTCACTTGGCATCTCATTAGCAGCAAGCGAACAAAAGAGGGATCTGAACAAGTTTTGAAATATGATAAAGATGCAGCAGAAATTGTAAGTGCATTCATTAGTAAAATGGGAAAGCTGGCATTATTTCATTTTGAAGCCGATCAGATTTTAACAAATGGTCTCACTGTGCATTTGCACTCTGTCATTAATCGGATCAAATACGGTTTTCCGATTACCAACCCGCTGCTTTCTACTATTAAGAAAATGTATCCTTATATGTTTAATATGGTGATGTTGACACTGGAAGAAATTAAACATACCTATCATTTGGAAATTCCCGAAGATGAGGCTGCTTATATTGTCCTTCATTTTCAGGCCTCGATTGAACGGATGGAAAATACGAGAGGTAGCAAGAAGAAAGCACTGATTGTTTGCCATATGGGAATTGGCATGTCACATCTGTTAGAGGCGAAAATTGAGCAGCAATATCAGGAAATTGATATTTTAGCTTGTATCGGTAAAGCAGAAGTTGGGGAGTATGTAAGACTTCATCAACCGGATTTTATTATTTCAACCATTCCTCTTGAAAAAATAAACATCGAGCACATCGTCATTTCTCCGCTATTTGGACAGGAGGATAAGAAAAAATTAAGCCAATTTGTTGAGGAACTGAAACAAAAACATACGGGACTTCATAATCAAAATGTCCTTTCCCAATTTTTGACCGAAGACCTCTTATTTTTTCATGTAGACCAAGAGCACCGGTATGAAGTAGTGGAAATGCTAGCAACCGCACTTTTTAAAAAAGGCTGTGTAAGTAAAGAGTTTATCCATAGTGCTGTGAATAGAGAGAGGAAATCTGCTACAGCGATTGGCGGAGGAATAGCAATTCCGCATGGAAATCCTTCTATGGTCCAGAGGTCTGCTATTGCAACGGCTATCATGAAAGAGCCGTTAGAGTGGGGGAATGAAAAGGTTTCACTAGTATTCATGCTATCCCTTGCAGAGGAAAATCATGGAGATATTCGCGGTGTTATTGGAGAAATTGCTTCCCTGAGTGAATCTCCACTCATTGTTCATGAGTTAACGGCCGCAGAGAATACTAAGATGTTTTTACGGATATTAGAAGAGAATCAGTGA
- the manA gene encoding mannose-6-phosphate isomerase, class I, whose translation MLQPLFLKPVFKERIWGGTALQEEFGYNIPKENTGECWAISAHPHGPSVIENGPYEGMTLDELWRKHPELFGNPSGEVFPLLTKILDANMDLSVQVHPDDLYAKVNENGEFGKTECWYIIDCKEDADMIFGHNAHSREELVEHMNEGKWNELLRRVKIKPGDFFYVPSGTIHALCEGTIVLETQQSSDTTYRVYDYDRLDVEGNLRDLHLERAIEVTTVPHLDAVSLPVVQEHGKSRITTFVESDFFSVYKWEVRGKSVFAYNDQYLLLSVIKGEGTLFHASEQYEMKKGIHLIIPVGFGTFEVDGDCELIVSHT comes from the coding sequence ATTTTGCAGCCATTGTTTTTAAAACCGGTTTTTAAAGAGAGAATCTGGGGTGGAACGGCTCTTCAAGAAGAATTTGGCTATAATATCCCAAAAGAAAATACAGGCGAATGCTGGGCAATCTCTGCTCATCCTCATGGCCCTTCAGTCATCGAAAATGGACCATATGAGGGAATGACATTGGATGAGCTATGGCGGAAACATCCTGAACTATTTGGAAATCCTAGTGGAGAGGTATTTCCTCTTTTGACGAAGATTTTGGACGCAAATATGGATTTATCCGTACAAGTTCATCCGGATGATCTCTATGCAAAGGTGAATGAAAACGGTGAGTTTGGAAAAACAGAATGCTGGTATATCATTGACTGTAAAGAAGATGCTGACATGATCTTTGGCCATAATGCTCATTCGAGAGAAGAATTAGTTGAGCATATGAATGAAGGAAAATGGAATGAACTGCTGCGCAGAGTGAAAATTAAACCAGGCGACTTTTTCTATGTTCCGAGCGGTACCATTCACGCGTTATGTGAAGGGACTATAGTCTTAGAAACTCAGCAAAGCTCTGACACCACCTACCGGGTGTACGACTATGATCGTCTTGATGTGGAAGGAAATTTAAGGGACCTTCATTTAGAAAGAGCCATTGAAGTTACGACTGTTCCGCATCTCGATGCAGTAAGTTTACCCGTAGTTCAAGAGCATGGAAAATCTAGAATTACAACTTTTGTAGAATCAGACTTTTTCTCTGTTTATAAATGGGAAGTTCGTGGCAAATCGGTGTTTGCATATAATGATCAATATTTACTTCTCAGTGTTATTAAGGGAGAGGGGACACTTTTTCATGCCAGTGAGCAATATGAAATGAAGAAAGGAATCCACCTTATCATCCCAGTAGGTTTTGGAACATTTGAAGTTGATGGGGATTGCGAATTAATTGTATCGCATACATAA